The following coding sequences are from one Nilaparvata lugens isolate BPH chromosome 6, ASM1435652v1, whole genome shotgun sequence window:
- the LOC120352059 gene encoding tyrosine-protein kinase transmembrane receptor Ror-like, with amino-acid sequence MLCTVVELYIFWIFFLSARFYLLIDILIRPLFPTGKVYKGEVLTSDGQPLLVAIKTLKENATAKTVNDFRREVDLMSELRHPNIVCLLGVCLAGEPLCMLFEFMVKGDLHEFLMAHSPRCDVSSSHGLVDGPPLDQADFMHIAVQVAAGMEYLCSHHYVHRDLAARNCLVGDKLTVKISDFGLSRDIYSSDYYRVQSKSLLPVRWMPPESILYGKFTTESDVWSYGVVLWEIYSYGLQPYYGYSNQEVIDMIRSRQLLPCPEDCPSRMYSVMMECWHEVPIRRPHFPEIHARLRQWMGSHQQPMGGGISGSSGTNSTQLSHPSPHQLVVRLPPYNKLNAANI; translated from the exons ATGCTGTGTACTGTGGTTGAACTCTATATTTTTTGGATATTTTTTTTATCTGCCCGtttctatttattaattgacaTTTTAATCCGACCTCTCTTTCCCACAGGTAAAGTGTACAAAGGCGAAGTGCTGACGTCAGACGGCCAACCTCTGCTGGTAGCAATCAAGACGCTGAAGGAGAACGCGACGGCGAAGACAGTGAACGACTTCCGTCGCGAGGTCGACCTGATGTCGGAGTTGCGTCACCCGAACATCGTCTGCCTGTTGGGCGTGTGTCTGGCGGGGGAGCCGCTCTGCATGCTGTTCGAGTTCATGGTCAAGGGAGACCTGCACGAGTTCCTCATGGCGCACTCGCCGAGGTGCGACGTGTCCTCGTCGCATGGCCTCGTCGATGGCCCGCCGCTCGACCAGGCCGATTTCATGCATATTGCTGTACAGGTTGCTGCTG GTATGGAATACCTGTGCAGTCACCACTATGTGCATAGAGACCTAGCTGCCAGGAATTGCCTGGTGGGGGACAAGCTCACTGTTAAAATATCCGACTTTGGATTGTCAAGAGATATATATTCTTCTGATTACTATAGG gTACAATCTAAGTCATTGCTTCCTGTACGGTGGATGCCTCCCGAATCCATTCTCTATGGAAAGTTCACAACCGAGTCAGATGTGTGGAGCTATGGTGTCGTGCTATGGGAAATCTACAGCTATGGACTCCAG CCATACTACGGTTACAGCAACCAGGAGGTGATCGACATGATCAGGTCGAGACAACTGCTGCCCTGCCCTGAGGACTGCCCCTCGCGCATGTACTCTGTCATGATGGAGTGCTGGCATGAGGTGCCCATTCGCCGGCCACATTTCCCCGAAATACATGCCAG ACTTCGGCAGTGGATGGGCAGTCATCAGCAGCCTATGGGTGGTGGCATCAGTGGTAGCAGTGGTACCAACTCAACCCAGCTATCACACCCCTCGCCCCACCAGCTGGTAGTCAGGCTGCCACCCTACAACAAGCTCAATGCTGCCAACATATGA